The Halanaerobium saccharolyticum subsp. saccharolyticum DSM 6643 DNA window GAGGCTTTTATAATGAAAAGCAGATTCAAAGATTTTATTGAGAAAAATAATTTACTTAATAATTGTAAAAGCTTATTAATTGCTGTGTCCGGAGGACCTGATTCCTTAGCAATGCTAAATCTTTTTTATGAATTAAGTGATGATTTTGAAATAAAAATAGCAGCTGCTCATTTAGATCATATGTTTAGAGAAGAATCTTCTGCTGAAGCTGATTTTGTAGAAAAATTTACCCGGGATAAAGGGATTGAATTTTTTCGCAAAAGTGAAAATTTGCCAGAGTTGATTAAAACGAAAAATATTTCTGCTGAGGCAGCAGCTAGAAAAGTTAGATTTAATTTTTTTAGTGAAATTATGAATAAATACAATTACGACTCATTGGCTCTTGCTCATCATAGAGATGATCAGGCAGAAACTGTTTTGTTAAATTTATTTAGAGGTAGTGGTTTAAAGGGCTTAAGTGGAATTCAGCCTGAAGTAAAGGTTGATGAATTAAAAATTATTCATCCCATGCTCTGTTTTAGTAAAGAAGAAATTTTAGCTTATTGTCAAGAAGTAAATCTAAAGCCTCGTTTTGACAGCAGCAATGAAGAAAATATCTACAGTAGGAATGTAATTCGCAATAAAATTTTTCCTATTGTAGAAAATAGAATTAATGAAAATGCAAGAGAGGTAATTGCCAGGAGTAGTAATATCATCGCTGCCGAAGATCAATTTATAGAGCAGTTGGCATTAAAAAAATATAAAAAAATTTTAATAGAAGAAAATAGTGATAAAGTTATAATTGACTTTAATAAATTCCGAAATATTGATCAAGTTTTACAGCGTAGAATATATAGGATTATTTATAATAAAATTAACAATAATCTTGACGATTTATATTTTGATCATATATTAGAAATCGAAAAATTAATTGATGATGATCAAACAGGAAGAGGAATAGATATAGCCTCTGAAATCAGAATAGAAATTAGTTATTCTAATTTAATTTTTTTTAAAAAAGACATTTTAAATATTGATAGTCAAGAAGATATAGAAATAAAATTAAATCAAGAAATTCAAATTGATAAAAAACGCAGTATAAGTTCAGCAGTTATAGCTAAAAAAGATTTTTCTTTTGTTGACAACTCTTGCCGTTCTGCTTTTGATTTTAATAAATTAAATTTCCCTTTAAAAATAAGAAGAAGAAAGCCGGGAGATAAATTTATTCCTTTAGGGATGGAGGGCCATAAGAAAGTCAAAGATATTTTGATTGATGAAAAAGTTCCAAAATATTTAAGGGAAGAGGTCCCGTTAGTTGTCGATGCTGAGGATAATATAATTTGGCTGGCGCCATATAGAATTTCTGATGATTATAAGATTACTAAAGAAACAGATAAGATTTTAATTTTAAGATTAAAATATAAATAGGAGGATCACAATGGGGAAAAATACTGTTTTTTCAGATGACATTAAAGAGATTGTAATTGATGAGCAAGAATTGAAAGATAGGATATCAGAGCTGGGCAAGGAAATTACAGATAGTTATGAAAAAGATGATGATATAGTAATGCTCTGTATTTTAAGGGGAGCTATTTTATTTATGGCTGATTTAGCAAGGGAAATTGATTTGCCAGTGGTATTTGATTTTATGGATGTTTCAAGTTATGGTGCTTCAACAGAATCATCAGGTGTTGTTAGAATTATAAAAGATATGGAAGAAAATATAGAGGGAAGACATCTTTTAATTGTTGAAGATATTATTGATACTGGTAGAACCTTAAAACATGTTGTAGATATGCTCGAAACTCGTGACCCCAAAAGTATTAAAGTAGTTACCTTATTAGATAAACCAGATAGAAGGGTACAAAAAGAGATGGATGCAGATTTTAATGGTTTTGAAATACCTGATAAATTTGTCGTAGGTTATGGTCTTGATTTTGCTGAAAAATATCGAAATCTTTCATTTATTGGTGTGTTAAAAGAAAAATTATATATATAAATACTCAGCGGCTTAAATATTAATATTTATATATATTATTTTCTAATTAAAATTTAATATTCATAGTTTATAATGTATTTTAGCTGAGCATTTTAGTATTGTTTTGATTAAGGAAAATTAGTAATAACTATCAAGATAGATT harbors:
- the hpt gene encoding hypoxanthine phosphoribosyltransferase, which produces MGKNTVFSDDIKEIVIDEQELKDRISELGKEITDSYEKDDDIVMLCILRGAILFMADLAREIDLPVVFDFMDVSSYGASTESSGVVRIIKDMEENIEGRHLLIVEDIIDTGRTLKHVVDMLETRDPKSIKVVTLLDKPDRRVQKEMDADFNGFEIPDKFVVGYGLDFAEKYRNLSFIGVLKEKLYI
- the tilS gene encoding tRNA lysidine(34) synthetase TilS; the encoded protein is MKSRFKDFIEKNNLLNNCKSLLIAVSGGPDSLAMLNLFYELSDDFEIKIAAAHLDHMFREESSAEADFVEKFTRDKGIEFFRKSENLPELIKTKNISAEAAARKVRFNFFSEIMNKYNYDSLALAHHRDDQAETVLLNLFRGSGLKGLSGIQPEVKVDELKIIHPMLCFSKEEILAYCQEVNLKPRFDSSNEENIYSRNVIRNKIFPIVENRINENAREVIARSSNIIAAEDQFIEQLALKKYKKILIEENSDKVIIDFNKFRNIDQVLQRRIYRIIYNKINNNLDDLYFDHILEIEKLIDDDQTGRGIDIASEIRIEISYSNLIFFKKDILNIDSQEDIEIKLNQEIQIDKKRSISSAVIAKKDFSFVDNSCRSAFDFNKLNFPLKIRRRKPGDKFIPLGMEGHKKVKDILIDEKVPKYLREEVPLVVDAEDNIIWLAPYRISDDYKITKETDKILILRLKYK